From one Chanodichthys erythropterus isolate Z2021 chromosome 3, ASM2448905v1, whole genome shotgun sequence genomic stretch:
- the spsb3a gene encoding SPRY domain-containing SOCS box protein 3a isoform X1: MSRRSRNSRAWRYVWSGIRRDADARALVLASESDEWSYDRQQYSDSDSEAEYPSIVPAVPSAVPVTGESYCSCDSQMELSCNPRLRGYTHLRDCHCGEDDQDFDWVWDEGSRSSATLLSCENRKVSFHSEYSCGTAAIRGSKELSEGQHFWEIKMTSPVYGTDMMVGIGTSDVNLDKYRHTFCSLLGKDEDSWGLSYTGLLHHNGDKVSFSSRFGQGSIIGVHLDTWHGTLTFYKNRKCIGVAATEMKNKRVFPMACSTAAKSSMKVIRSVSAPTSLQYLCCSRLRKLLPSGVDALRVLPLPPGLRHLLHSKLGWVLSLDHTHTHSNTHTPPGPSSGSDSEGCSSDPEACQRKRCRWT, translated from the exons ATGTCAAGGCGGAGCAGAAACAGCAGGGCGTGGAGGTACGTGTGGAGTGGAATCCGACGGGATGCAGATGCGAGAGCGCTGGTGCTCGCCTCCGAGAGTGACGAATGGAGTTATGATCGCCAGCAG TACAGTGACTCTGATTCCGAAGCCGAGTATCCATCCATTGTGCCGGCGGTTCCGAGTGCAGTGCCTGTAACGGGAGAGTCGTATTGCAGCTGTGATTCACAGATGGAGCTCAGCTGTAACCCACGGCTCCGGGGTTACACGCACTTGCGAGACTGCCACTGTGGAGAAGATGACCAAG ATTTTGACTGGGTGTGGGATGAGGGCAGCCGGTCATCTGCAACGCTGCTGAGCTGTGAGAACAGGAAAGTGAGTTTCCACTCAGAATATAGCTGTGGAACTGCAGCCATTCGCGGCTCCAAAGAACTCTCGGAGGGACAACACTTCTGGGAGATTAAAATGACTTCCCCTGTCTACGGCACAGACATG ATGGTTGGTATTGGCACATCAGATGTGAATCTGGACAAATACAGACACACATTCTGCAGCCTGCTGGGTAAAGATGAAGACAGCTGGGGTCTGTCATATACAG GTCTGTTACATCACAACGGTGATAAAGTGAGCTTTTCGTCACGCTTCGGACAGGGATCCATTATTGGCGTTCACTTGGACACCTGGCACGGCACTCTCACTTTCTACAAAAACCGCAAGTGCATCG GTGTAGCAGCTACAGAGATGAAGAATAAACGTGTTTTTCCAATGGCGTGTTCCACCGCGGCCAAAAGCAGCATGAAGGTGATTCGCTCCGTCTCCGCTCCCACCTCTCTACAGTACCTTTGTTGCTCACGACTCCGCAAGCTGCTCCCATCTGGAGTCGACGCCCTTCGAGTCCTGCCCCTGCCGCCCGGCCTCAGACACCTTCTTCACTCCAAACTGGGATGGGTGCTAAGCCTGGATCATACGCACACGCACTCGAACACACACACCCCGCCAGGACCCTCCTCGGGCAGTGACTCTGAGGGCTGCTCCTCGGACCCGGAGGCCTGCCAGCGGAAACGTTGCCGCTGGACCTGA
- the spsb3a gene encoding SPRY domain-containing SOCS box protein 3a isoform X2 → MPLDEAEMIFLVDSDSEAEYPSIVPAVPSAVPVTGESYCSCDSQMELSCNPRLRGYTHLRDCHCGEDDQDFDWVWDEGSRSSATLLSCENRKVSFHSEYSCGTAAIRGSKELSEGQHFWEIKMTSPVYGTDMMVGIGTSDVNLDKYRHTFCSLLGKDEDSWGLSYTGLLHHNGDKVSFSSRFGQGSIIGVHLDTWHGTLTFYKNRKCIGVAATEMKNKRVFPMACSTAAKSSMKVIRSVSAPTSLQYLCCSRLRKLLPSGVDALRVLPLPPGLRHLLHSKLGWVLSLDHTHTHSNTHTPPGPSSGSDSEGCSSDPEACQRKRCRWT, encoded by the exons ATGCCTTTAGATGAGGCAGAAATGATTTTTTTAGT TGACTCTGATTCCGAAGCCGAGTATCCATCCATTGTGCCGGCGGTTCCGAGTGCAGTGCCTGTAACGGGAGAGTCGTATTGCAGCTGTGATTCACAGATGGAGCTCAGCTGTAACCCACGGCTCCGGGGTTACACGCACTTGCGAGACTGCCACTGTGGAGAAGATGACCAAG ATTTTGACTGGGTGTGGGATGAGGGCAGCCGGTCATCTGCAACGCTGCTGAGCTGTGAGAACAGGAAAGTGAGTTTCCACTCAGAATATAGCTGTGGAACTGCAGCCATTCGCGGCTCCAAAGAACTCTCGGAGGGACAACACTTCTGGGAGATTAAAATGACTTCCCCTGTCTACGGCACAGACATG ATGGTTGGTATTGGCACATCAGATGTGAATCTGGACAAATACAGACACACATTCTGCAGCCTGCTGGGTAAAGATGAAGACAGCTGGGGTCTGTCATATACAG GTCTGTTACATCACAACGGTGATAAAGTGAGCTTTTCGTCACGCTTCGGACAGGGATCCATTATTGGCGTTCACTTGGACACCTGGCACGGCACTCTCACTTTCTACAAAAACCGCAAGTGCATCG GTGTAGCAGCTACAGAGATGAAGAATAAACGTGTTTTTCCAATGGCGTGTTCCACCGCGGCCAAAAGCAGCATGAAGGTGATTCGCTCCGTCTCCGCTCCCACCTCTCTACAGTACCTTTGTTGCTCACGACTCCGCAAGCTGCTCCCATCTGGAGTCGACGCCCTTCGAGTCCTGCCCCTGCCGCCCGGCCTCAGACACCTTCTTCACTCCAAACTGGGATGGGTGCTAAGCCTGGATCATACGCACACGCACTCGAACACACACACCCCGCCAGGACCCTCCTCGGGCAGTGACTCTGAGGGCTGCTCCTCGGACCCGGAGGCCTGCCAGCGGAAACGTTGCCGCTGGACCTGA